A genomic segment from Alphaproteobacteria bacterium 33-17 encodes:
- a CDS encoding nucleoside-diphosphate kinase: MERTLSIIKPDATKSNYTGAINKIFEDAGLKIVAQKRMNLTKKMAEGFYAEHKERPFFGELVDFMISGPVVVQVLQGNDAIALNRKLMGATNPANAEEGTIRKLFAKSMGENSVHGSDSPEAAKREVAYFFAEIEIAE; this comes from the coding sequence ATGGAAAGAACATTATCAATTATAAAGCCAGATGCAACTAAAAGCAATTATACAGGCGCTATTAACAAGATTTTTGAAGATGCAGGTCTTAAAATCGTTGCTCAAAAAAGAATGAATTTAACAAAAAAAATGGCTGAAGGTTTCTACGCTGAGCATAAAGAGCGTCCATTCTTCGGTGAACTCGTTGATTTCATGATTTCGGGACCAGTAGTAGTGCAAGTATTACAAGGTAATGACGCTATTGCTTTAAACAGAAAGCTTATGGGCGCAACAAACCCAGCAAATGCTGAAGAAGGTACAATCAGAAAGTTATTTGCAAAAAGCATGGGTGAAAACTCAGTTCATGGTTCAGACTCTCCTGAAGCAGCGAAAAGAGAAGTGGCGTACTTTTTTGCAGAAATCGAAATCGCTGAATAA
- a CDS encoding 50S ribosomal protein L33, translated as MAKKNIVLIKMVSTAGTGYFYVAKKNPKKMTKKLLLKKYDPKVRKHVEFKEEKIK; from the coding sequence ATGGCTAAAAAAAATATCGTTCTTATAAAAATGGTTAGTACTGCAGGTACTGGTTATTTTTATGTTGCTAAGAAAAACCCTAAGAAAATGACAAAAAAATTACTTCTCAAAAAGTACGATCCAAAAGTTCGTAAACACGTTGAGTTTAAAGAAGAAAAAATTAAATAA
- a CDS encoding ribose 5-phosphate isomerase B: MDFYNKIAIASDHAGFELKKTLIDYLHTSKISIFDLGCDSLDSCDYPDFGFRLAKAIENKVMGILICGSGIGMSIAANRFKHIRAALCHTTEQAKLARQHNNANVLVLASRFITAEYAIEIIKAFMETEFEGGRHEKRVEKLSDIGGEL; encoded by the coding sequence ATGGACTTCTACAATAAAATCGCAATAGCATCAGACCACGCAGGTTTTGAGCTTAAAAAAACACTAATTGACTACTTACACACCTCAAAAATCAGTATTTTTGATCTTGGATGTGACTCTCTTGACTCATGTGATTATCCTGATTTTGGATTTAGACTCGCTAAAGCTATAGAAAACAAGGTTATGGGAATACTTATTTGCGGTTCAGGAATCGGAATGTCAATTGCAGCAAATCGTTTTAAACATATCAGGGCAGCACTTTGCCATACTACTGAGCAAGCAAAATTAGCCAGACAGCATAATAATGCAAATGTGCTAGTTTTAGCTTCAAGATTTATTACAGCTGAATATGCAATCGAAATTATAAAAGCATTCATGGAAACCGAATTTGAAGGCGGACGCCATGAAAAAAGAGTGGAAAAATTATCCGACATTGGAGGGGAATTATGA
- the glyA gene encoding serine hydroxymethyltransferase (catalyzes the reaction of glycine with 5,10-methylenetetrahydrofolate to form L-serine and tetrahydrofolate), with amino-acid sequence MMTDERQVFELFDKEIFDSISKEYERQENHIELIASENYASKQVMLAQGSVLTNKYAEGYPGKRYYGGCEVVDIVENLAIDRVKKLFNCGFANVQPHSGSQANQAVYLALLSPGDTILGMSLNSGGHLTHGAKPNMSGKWFNAVQYEVDKETNLIDYEQVAKLAREHKPKMIIAGGSAYSRVLDFAKFREICDEVGAIFMVDMAHIAGLVATDHHPSPFPHADVVTSTTHKTLRGPRGGIVLTNSEEIAKKVNSALFPGLQGGPLMHVIAAKAVAFGEALDSGFKTYIQNVVDNAKTLADKLTTGGVDIVTGGTDNHLMLVDLRKKNVTGNIVEKSLDRAGIACNMNSIPFDLEKPTVTSGIRLGSPAATTRGFGKKEFAYTADIILEIIEALAKDKENTSAVEEKVLTQVIELCKKFPMYAQTE; translated from the coding sequence ATGATGACAGATGAACGCCAGGTTTTTGAGTTATTCGATAAAGAAATATTCGATAGCATTTCAAAAGAATACGAAAGGCAAGAAAATCATATTGAACTTATTGCATCTGAAAACTACGCGAGTAAGCAGGTTATGCTTGCGCAAGGATCAGTTTTAACTAATAAATATGCAGAAGGTTATCCTGGTAAAAGATATTATGGTGGATGTGAAGTTGTTGATATTGTAGAAAATTTAGCAATTGATAGAGTTAAAAAACTCTTTAACTGTGGCTTTGCTAATGTTCAACCTCATTCGGGATCACAGGCAAATCAGGCTGTTTATTTAGCTTTACTTAGCCCAGGTGATACAATTTTAGGAATGTCACTGAACTCAGGTGGACATTTAACCCATGGTGCTAAACCAAATATGTCTGGTAAGTGGTTCAATGCGGTTCAATATGAAGTTGATAAAGAAACAAATTTAATTGATTATGAACAAGTTGCAAAACTCGCCAGAGAACATAAGCCAAAAATGATTATTGCAGGTGGTTCTGCATATTCAAGAGTTCTTGATTTTGCAAAGTTCCGTGAAATTTGCGATGAAGTAGGCGCGATTTTTATGGTTGATATGGCTCATATTGCAGGCTTAGTTGCAACTGATCATCATCCAAGCCCGTTTCCTCATGCAGACGTGGTAACATCTACTACGCATAAAACATTAAGAGGTCCTAGGGGCGGAATTGTTCTTACTAACAGTGAAGAAATTGCTAAAAAAGTGAATTCTGCATTATTTCCTGGTCTTCAGGGAGGCCCTCTGATGCATGTTATAGCCGCAAAAGCTGTGGCATTTGGTGAGGCGCTGGATTCTGGATTTAAGACATACATACAAAATGTTGTAGACAATGCTAAAACTCTTGCTGACAAACTTACAACAGGTGGTGTTGATATTGTAACGGGCGGAACAGATAATCACTTAATGCTTGTTGACCTTCGTAAGAAAAATGTTACAGGAAATATCGTTGAGAAAAGTTTAGACAGAGCAGGTATTGCCTGTAATATGAATTCTATTCCTTTCGACTTAGAAAAGCCAACAGTGACATCAGGTATCAGGCTTGGCTCTCCTGCAGCAACTACAAGGGGTTTTGGTAAAAAAGAATTTGCATATACTGCAGATATAATTTTAGAAATTATCGAAGCTCTTGCGAAAGATAAAGAAAATACTTCAGCTGTTGAAGAAAAGGTACTAACGCAAGTAATCGAGCTTTGCAAAAAATTCCCTATGTACGCTCAGACAGAATAA